The following coding sequences lie in one Arachis hypogaea cultivar Tifrunner chromosome 4, arahy.Tifrunner.gnm2.J5K5, whole genome shotgun sequence genomic window:
- the LOC112797983 gene encoding proline dehydrogenase 2, mitochondrial produces MATRVIPPRILRNLRYNTATKPLASSHPSSLSPTLSPPCLSDPKPPSQTVLRPALDPSALDFNDVQSLFSYVPTSNLLRSTAVLHATAVEPMVDLGMWIMRSKLFEVEGVKDVILAAIRNTFYGHFCAGEDAVTAGKSIRALNDAGLRGMLVYGVEDAHDNEGCDRNLKCFLHTVDVSRSLPPSSVSFVIVKITAICPMSLLERLSDLLRWQQKDPSFNLPWKQDSFPLFSDSTPLYHTRKRPEALTPQEESDLELAMQRLNELSQKCVQANVPLLVDAEHTSVQPAIDYFTYNAAINHNKGESPIVFGTMQTYLKDAKERLLLATEAADKMGIPMGFKLVRGAYMSSERKLASSLGYASPIHNTIQDTHKCFNDCSSFLLEKVANGPGGLVLATHNIESGKLAAAKAHEIGIGKVNHKLEFAQLLGMSEALSYGLSNAGFQVSKYMPFGPVETVMPYLLRRAEENRGMLAASGFDRLLMRKELGRRLKAALGV; encoded by the exons ATGGCCACCCGCGTAATCCCACCAAGAATCCTGAGGAATCTGCGATACAACACAGCCACCAAGCCCTTGGCCTCGTCCCACCCTTCCTCCCTCTCCCCAACTCTCTCTCCTCCTTGTTTATCGGACCCTAAGCCGCCGTCCCAAACCGTCCTCCGCCCCGCCTTGGACCCGTCCGCCCTCGACTTCAACGACGTCCAGTCCCTCTTCTCCTACGTCCCAACCTCCAACCTCCTCCGCTCCACCGCCGTCCTCCATGCCACGGCCGTCGAGCCAATGGTCGACCTTGGAATGTGGATCATGCGGTCCAAGCTCTTCGAGGTCGAGGGGGTTAAGGACGTCATCCTCGCCGCCATCAGAAACACCTTCTACGGGCATTTCTGCGCTGGCGAGGATGCCGTCACCGCCGGAAAGAGCATCAGGGCTCTGAATGACGCTGGTTTGAGGGGAATGCTTGTCTACGGCGTAGAAGACGCTCATGACAACGAAGGATGTGATCGGAACCTGAAATGTTTCCTTCACACCGTTGACGTCAGCAGATCGCTTCCACCATCTTCG GTGAGCTTTGTGATTGTGAAAATAACTGCGATATGTCCCATGAGCCTGCTAGAGAGATTGAGTGACTTGCTAAGGTGGCAACAAAAAGATCCTTCTTTCAACTTGCCATGGAAGCAAGATTCATTCCCTCTATTCTCAGATTCAACACCATTGTACCACACAAGGAAGAGACCTGAGGCTCTAACACCACAAGAAGAGAGTGATCTTGAACTTGCAATGCAAAGACTCAATGAGCTTTCCCAAAAGTGTGTGCAAGCCAATGTTCCTTTACTGGTTGATGCAGAGCATACTTCAGTTCAACCAGCCATTGATTATTTTACCTACAATGCTGCCATTAATCACAACAAGGGTGAGAGCCCTATAGTGTTTGGGACCATGCAGACATACCTTAAGGATGCCAAGGAGAGGCTCTTGCTTGCAACAGAGGCAGCAGATAAGATGGGGATCCCAATGGGATTCAAGTTGGTGAGGGGTGCTTATATGTCTAGTGAGAGGAAATTGGCTTCTTCTTTGGGCTATGCTTCCCCTATTCACAACACCATTCAAGACACTCACAAGTGTTTCAATGATTGCTCCTCTTTTCTTCTTGAGAAAGTTGCCAATGGCCCTGGTGGCCTTGTTCTTGCCACCCATAATATTGAATCAG GGAAATTAGCTGCTGCAAAAGCACATGAGATAGGGATTGGAAAGGTGAACCACAAGCTTGAATTTGCACAGCTTCTAGGAATGTCAGAGGCACTTTCCTATGGTTTGAGCAATGCAGGGTTTCAGGTTAGTAAGTATATGCCATTTGGACCTGTAGAGACAGTCATGCCTTATCTTCTTAGAAGGGCTGAAGAGAATAGAGGGATGTTAGCAGCTTCAGGCTTTGATAGGTTACTAATGAG GAAGGAGTTAGGAAGGAGACTAAAAGCTGCTTTAGGAGTTTAG
- the LOC112797984 gene encoding uncharacterized protein, translating to MYNNVRPQLGVPQPQPPPINSQPNPFGNAFQSAGSGLIRGGLGAYGERLFGSSSEYVQSNISRYFSDPQYYFQVNDQYVRNKLKVVLFPFLHRGHWTRITEPVGGRLSYKPPIYDINAPDLYIPLMAFGTYVVLAGISLGLRGKFSPEALNWLFIKGLLGWFMQASLLKMILLTLGGGEAPLLDIVAYGGYTFTGMSLAVAGRILSSYAYYFLLLWTCLCMGIFLVKTMKRVLFAEVRSYDSSKHHYLLLFIALAQFPLFIWLGNITVNWLI from the exons ATGTACAATAATGTCAGACCCCAACTTGGGGTACCTCAACCCCAACCTCCTCCAATTAACTCGCAACCGAATCCATTTGGTAATGCATTTCAATCTGCTGGTTCAGGACTCATTCGAGGTGGATTGGGTGCATATGGAGAAAGATTATTTGGATCAAGCTCTGAGTATGTTCAAAGCAAT ATAAGTCGGTACTTCTCTGATCCTCAATACTACTTTCAAGTGAATGACCAGTATGTTAGGAACAAGTTAAAGGTGGTTTTGTTCCCATTTCTACACCGG GGTCATTGGACAAGAATCACCGAACCAGTGGGAGGTAGACTTTCCTAcaaacctccaatctatgacatAAATGCACCTGACCTGTATATTCCACTAATGGCATTTGGCACCTATGTTGTTCTTGCCGGCATCTCATTGGGTCTTCGTGGAAA GTTTAGTCCCGAGGCTTTGAACTGGTTATTCATCAAGGGTTTGCTTGGTTGGTTTATGCAAGCGTCACTGCTTAAAATGATATTGCTTACATTGGGTGGTGGAGAAGCACCTCTGTTGGATATCGTAGCATACGGCGGGTATACCTTCACAGGTATGTCTTTGGCTGTGGCTGGAAGAATCTTATCGAGTTACGCGTACTACTTTTTGTTGCTTTGGACCTGCTTATGCATGGGAATATTCCTGGTGAAAACCATGAAAAGAGTCCTCTTCGCAGAGGTCAGGAGTTACGATTCGAGCAAACACCACTACCTCTTGCTCTTCATTGCCTTGGCTCAGTTCCCATTGTTCATATGGCTTGGCAATATTACTGTCAATTGGCTTATATAG
- the LOC112797988 gene encoding uncharacterized protein, which translates to MSSQELPKKRVAFVLIDGLGDVSLPRLGYKTPLEAAKLPNLDAIASAGINGLMDPVEVGLACGSDTAHLSLLGYDPRVYYRGRGAFESMGAGLAMSPGDIAFKSNFATLDEKTGIVTSRRADRHFEEEGPILCAALDGMKLPSFPQYEVRVRYATEHRCGVVVKGPNLSGNISGTDPLKDNRLLLKAEALDDSDEARNTADVVNELSKEITKILVSHPVNVKRATEGKNIANVVLLRGCGIRIEVPPFINKHGLWPCMVAPTKIIAGLGLSLGIDILEAPGATGDYRTLLTSKSSAIAKALSAPLQSCPRVFVPGEDEHKEGRSDGYDFGFLHIKAIDDAGHDKASILKVKGLEAVDTAVGQLARLLWEAESSGKFQFYLCVTGDHSTPVEYGDHSFEPVPFTMCRLQDFIGAIGESTIQTTSLDPFPIPSVVPGEDLTNDLEQEERKEKCSESCGCDSVYELNELAAARGCLGRFPGSEMMGIIKKFISIDVVTA; encoded by the exons ATGAGTAGTCAAGAGCTGCCAAAGAAAAGAGTGGCATTTGTGCTGATAGATGGGCTGGGGGATGTGTCGCTGCCGAGGCTTGGATACAAGACTCCTCTTGAAGCAGCGAAACTGCCTAACTTGGACGCCATTGCGTCAGCTGGAATCAATGGACTAATGGACCCTGTTGAGGTTGGCTTGGCTTGTGGAAGTGACACTGCACATCTTTCCTTGTTGGGTTATGATCCTAGAGTTTATTATCGTGGTCGAGGTGCATTTGAGTCCATGGGGGCTGGATTGGCCATGTCACCTGGTGATATTGCTTTTAAG TCAAATTTTGCAACACTTGATGAGAAAACTGGAATAGTCACCAGTAGGAGGGCTGACAGGCACTTCGAAGAAGAAGGCCCCATACTTTGTGCTGCCCTTGATGGAATGAAGCTGCCATCTTTCCCTCAATATGAAGTTAGAGTCAG GTATGCAACAGAACATAGATGTGGAGTGGTTGTCAAAGGACCAAATTTGAGTGGAAATATTTCAGGAACAGACCCATTAAAGGACAACCGCCTACTTTTGAAAGCCGAAGCTCTAGACGATTCTGATGAAGCAAGAAACACAGCTGATGTCGTTAATGAGTTGTCCAaggaaataacaaaaatattggtTTCTCATCCTGTGAATGTTAAACGTGCCACAGAAGGGAAGAACATAGCAAATGTAGTCCTTTTAAGAGGTTGTGGCATTCGAATTGAG GTTCCTCCATTTATAAACAAACATGGTTTATGGCCTTGCATGGTTGCTCCCACAAAAATAATTGCTGGCCTGGGTTTATCACTTGGTATTGATATTCTAGAAGCTCCAGGAGCCACCGGAGATTATCGAACTTTACTAACTTCAAAATCATCAGCAATAGCTAAGGCTCTCTCAGCTCCTTTGCAATCTTGCCCCCGAGTTTTTGTACCTGGAGAGGATGAGCACAAAGAAGGCCGGTCGGATGGCTATGACTTTGGATTTCTTCATATCAAG GCAATAGATGATGCAGGCCATGACAAAGCTAGCATTCTCAAAGTCAAAGGATTAGAAGCTGTAGACACTGCAGTAGGGCAGTTGGCAAGGCTTTTGTGGGAAGCAGAATCATCAGGAAAATTTCAGTTTTACCTTTGTGTCACAGGTGATCACTCTACTCCAGTAGAGTATGGAGATCACAGCTTTGAACCAGTTCCATTCACGATGTGTCGGTTGCAAGACTTCATTGGTGCGATTGGCGAGTCCACCATTCAAACCACTTCTCTGGACCCTTTTCCTATTCCCAGTGTTGTGCCTGGTGAGGACTTGACCAATGATTTGGaacaagaagagagaaaagagaaatgtTCCGAGTCTTGTGGCTGCGATTCAGTTTATGAGCTGAATGAATTGGCAGCTGCAAGAGGATGTTTGGGACGTTTTCCTGGGAGTGAAATGATGGGAATTATAAAGAAATTCATCAGCATAGATGTGGTAACTGCATAA
- the LOC112797985 gene encoding uncharacterized protein has protein sequence MRPLDEKETTAVFEKLFKFVGNNLKNIVENPSHEGPEPNPGRYCFRLHKNKIYYASESLVKRATNVARPSLVSLGTCIGKYTHGGSFHLTVQALNLLAANAKHKVWLKPQSEMSFLYGNHVLKSALGRITENIAPGDGVVVFSMADVPLGFGVAAKSTQDCRKLDPSAIVVLHQADVGEYLRMEDEL, from the coding sequence ATGAGGCCTTTGGACGAGAAGGAGACAACGGCAGTGTTCGAGAAGCTGTTCAAGTTCGTGGGAAACAACCTCAAGAACATTGTGGAAAATCCCTCTCATGAAGGCCCTGAACCAAATCCTGGGCGATACTGCTTCCGTCTCCACAAGAACAAGATCTACTATGCAAGCGAGTCGCTTGTGAAGCGTGCCACCAATGTTGCCAGGCCCAGCCTTGTTTCCCTTGGTACCTGCATTGGCAAATACACCCATGGTGGAAGCTTCCATCTCACCGTTCAGGCCCTCAACCTGCTCGCCGCCAACGCCAAGCACAAGGTGTGGCTCAAGCCCCAGTCAGAGATGTCCTTTTTGTATGGAAACCATGTCTTGAAAAGTGCATTAGGGAGGATCACCGAGAACATTGCCCCCGGCGATGGGGTTGTGGTGTTTTCAATGGCTGATGTGCCGTTGGGCTTTGGGGTGGCTGCCAAATCAACACAAGATTGTAGGAAGCTCGACCCCAGTGCAATCGTTGTTTTGCACCAAGCTGATGTTGGAGAATACTTGAGGATGGAGGATGAGCTTTGA
- the LOC112795419 gene encoding uncharacterized protein — MADAPPPTPSELLRMVTELQQANQRMAEANEHMRNENQRMQQQIEQLINARIEHGNNHDARNNDEEHRTHVSETPQDEEGGGSHDSEKRAETDKDELDNSTGPFTADIMNFQLPRQFTLPTTLTPYDGLGDPKQHIKKFRSIMIVNGASDPILCRCFPSFLDGPALDWFCSLPADSISRFQELAKQFEDHFAASAIYLHDSDYLTTVKQGPQESLKDYITRFTKIAMRIPDLHPEVHLHAIKSGLRPGKFQEAIAVAKPKTLAEFREKAKGQIDIEELRQARKTEKSAITKDDEKPRETRKSFKPVPRYESYTQFNTKRDDIIKEILNSKLIKPPRKAGSYPEPKNVDKSKYCSFHQKFGHTTDECVIAKDLLERLARQGHLDKFIAGHMQKRSTSATDPSSVATPSKDKEKVPAQPRGIINCISGGYAGGGCTSSARKRTYRAMLALTDTANNSQPTQKPPEITFSQTDYHAQNTNLDDPVVISIQLGDLIVRKVLLDPGSSADVLFFTTFEKMKLSTNILQPSVGDLVGFSGERVPVMGSVWLQTTLGEQPASRTQDIQYLVVDTFSPYNLILGRPFLNRFAAIVSTVHLCIKFPLQDNTVAIVHGDLQDARHCYNTSLKPIKRNNDRRVNSIGAEQPMLTELDLRADLQDRPLPNEELIKLTLTDDPTKFTFIGASIKGDAKSKLINFLRQNADLFAWTSGDMPGISPSVITHKLAINPAARPVAQKKRNLGTEKRLASMDEAKKLIDANFIREIRFTTWLANIVMVKKHNGKWRMCVDFTDLNKACPKDAYPLPSIDTLVDNSCGYGTLSFMDAYSGYNQIFMHPSDQEKTAFITEYGNYCYNIGRNLEVYVDDMVAKTKIGENHVDDLTEIFGQIRLYNMRLNPEKCAFGVNGGKFLGFILTNRGIEANPEKCQAILDMSSPTSIKEVQRLTGRLAALSRFLPCLASKSANFFHCLRKNTAFHWDENCELAFQNFKKFLSKPPVLQKPKDGEPLYLYLSITDISVSAVLVAENNKTQQPIYFVSKSLQNAELRYPKLEKLAYALVFAARRLRPYFQSHTINVRTSQPLRQILARPELAGRLIKWSIELSEFDICYQPRTSIKSQYLADFIAEFTGPTQNEDGDKWVLFVDGASNPQGAGAGILLENPEGVIFEHSLRFCFKASNNQAEYEALIAGLRLAIELQVNNLHVYCDSLLVVQQVNQHFQTKDPILLRYLEVVNKLITRFSKIEITHIERDQNHRADILSKLATSQSHNASLLQSTLHEPSINMIGNIQPDDSWQKPFIQYLKNATLPLEVKDIKKFKRQASFFILLNDELYRRGYSRPLLKCLNRAEAEIALAEVHEGICGIHSGARSLARKILRAGFYWPTIWEDSQKKVRTCEHCQKHAPILNIPAEELHQSTVSWPFHKWGIDILRPFPTAPRQVKFLVVAIDYFSKWIEAQPLARITSAQMISFVWQHIICRFGIPQHIVSDNGRQFIDHNFQTFLQNLKVKQHFSSVEHPQSNGLAEAANKVLLQALRKKLDNAKGLWAELVPEILWGYNTSVHSTTKETPFRLVYGSDAMIPVEVSQNSLRTQHEAHDEARRAELDLVEEIRAIATIQQKALQQRIAQRHNKTVRPRSFCQGDLVLRKTETARKPPTHGKLAATWDGPYRVRQVVGRGAYQLEELDGTTLPNTWNVTSLKKYYS; from the exons ATGGCTGACGCTCCTCCTCCCACCCCATCGGAGCTCCTCCGTATGGTGACCGAACTTCAACAAGCGAATCAGCGCATGGCCGAGGCTAATGAGCATATGAGAAACGAGAATCAACGTATGCAACAACAAATCGAACAGTTAATCAACGCCCGCATTGAGCATGGTAACAATCATGACGCACGAAATAATGACGAGGAACATCGCACACATGTGTCGGAGACACCTCAGGACGAGGAAGGCGGCGGTTCGCACGACAGCGAAAAAAGAGCCGAAACAGATAAAGACGAGCTTGACAATTCCACAGGGCCATTCACGGCGGACATCATGAATTTCCAGTTGCCTAGGCAATTTACTCTACCAACAACATTGACTCCTTATGATGGATTGGGAGACCCAAAGCAACACATCAAGAAGTTCCGATCAATTATGATCGTTAATGGTGCATCTGATCCTATTCTCTGCCgttgttttccttctttcttaGATGGTCCTGCACTTGACTGGTTTTGCTCTTTGCCTGCAGATTCTATTTCCCGATTTCAGGAACTGGCGAAGCAATTTGAGGACCATTTTGCAGCATCCGCTATTTACCTACATGACTCGGACTATCTGACAACTGTTAAACAAGGCCCTCAAGAAAGCCTAAAGGACTACATCACCCGTTTCACGAAGATAGCAATGAGGATCCCTGATCTCCATCCTGAAGTCCACTTGCATGCTATTAAGAGTGGGCTCCGTCCAGGAAAATTCCAGGAGGCTATCGCGGTAGCTAAACCAAAAACCCTGGCCGAGTTCCGCGAAAAGGCTAAAGGACAAATCGACATCGAAGAACTCCGTCAAGCTCGGAAAACAGAAAAGTCGGCAATCACCAAAGACGACGAGAAGCCTCGCGAAACTAGAAAAAGCTTCAAACCAGTACCTCGATATGAGTCATATACGCAGTTCAACACCAAGCGGGACGACATCATCAAGGAGATATTAAATTCTAAGCTGATCAAACCTCCACGGAAAGCCGGGAGTTATCCAGAGCCAAAAAACGTTGATAAATCCAAATATTGTTCATTTCATCAGAAATTCGGTCATACAACCGATGAATGTGTGATCGCTAAAGATCTCCTTGAACGATTGGCAAGACAGGGCCACCTTGATAAATTCATCGCAGGTCACATGCAAAAGAGATCCACTTCTGCCACAGATCCATCCTCGGTAGCAACTCCATCAAAGGACAAAGAGAAAGTTCCTGCCCAACCCAGGGGCATAATCAATTGCATCTCTGGGGGCTATGCCGGAGGAGGATGCACAAGCTCTGCACGTAAACGCACATACAGAGCAATGCTCGCCCTGACGGATACGGCCAATAATTCTCAGCCGACACAGAAGCCACCTGAGATAACGTTCTCCCAGACTGATTATCATGCTCAAAACACAAATCTCGATGATCCTGTTGTCATCTCTATCCAACTGGGCGACTTAATAGTTCGGAAAGTACTGCTGGATCCAGGCAGCAGTGCTGACGTTTTATTCTTCACTACAtttgaaaaaatgaaattaaGTACTAACATTTTGCAACCATCTGTAGGGGACTTGGTCGGCTTCTCAGGAGAGCGGGTCCCGGTCATGGGTTCCGTATGGTTACAAACCACATTGGGAGAACAGCCTGCATCTAGAACACAAGACATTCAATATTTGGTGGTCGACACTTTCAGTCCTTACAACCTTATTTTAGGGCGACCCTTCTTAAACAGGTTTGCCGCAATTGTATCTACTGTTCATCTCTGTATCAAGTTTCCCCTGCAGGATAATACCGTGGCCATAGTCCACGGCGACTTACAAGATGCTCGGCACTGTTACAACACTAGCCTAAAACCCATCAAAAGAAATAATGACAGACGTGTAAACTCCATAGGCGCAGAGCAACCGATGCTTACCGAACTAGATCTCCGGGCCGACCTTCAAGATCGTCCTCTACCCAATGAGGAACTGATTAAGCTCACTCTGACAGATGATCCAACCAAATTTACATTTATCGGCGCATCCATCAAAGGTGATGCGAAAAGCAAGCTCATCAACTTCCTACGACAGAACGCCGACCTATTCGCCTGGACATCAGGGGACATGCCAGGAATTAGCCCTTCAGTCATTACACATAAGCTCGCCATCAACCCGGCAGCCCGACCAGTAGCACAGAAAAAAAGAAACCTCGGCACAGAAAAGAGATTGGCATCCATGGACGAGGCTAAAAAGCTAATTGATGCAAATTTCATACGAGAAATCAGATTCACAACCTGGCTAGCCAACATCGTAATGGTAAAGAAACAtaacggtaaatggcgcatgtgtgttgatttcacAGACTTAAATAAAGCATGTCCAAAAGACGCATATCCTTTACCTTCAATTGATACCTTAGTAGATAACTCTTGCGGTTATGGTACattaagttttatggatgcatactctggatACAACCAGATCTTTATGCATCCatcagatcaagaaaaaactgcTTTTATAACTGAATATGGTAACTATTGCTATAAT atcggcagaaaccTAGAagtctatgttgatgacatggtGGCCAAGACAAAGATCGGAGAAAACCATGTCGACGACCTTACAGAGATATTTGGTCAAATCCGACTttacaacatgagacttaatccAGAAAAATGTGCCTTTGGTGTTAACGGTGGGAAATTTCTCGGTTTCATTCTGACCAACCGAGGAATCGAGGCCAACCCAGAAAAATGTCAGGCCATCCTAGACATGAGCAGCCCTACAAGCATAAAGGAAGTGCAGAGATTAACAGGACGACTAGCAGCACTGTCTAGATTCTTACCTTGTTTAGCATCTAAATCAGCGAATTTTTTTCATTGCTTACGAAAAAACACAGCTTTTCACTGGGATGAAAACTGCGAACTggcatttcaaaatttcaaaaaattcctTTCTAAACCACCTGTTCTACAAAAGCCCAAAGACGGTGAAcccttatatttatatttgtctaTCACTGATATATCAGTTAGTGCTGTCCTTGTTGCAGAAAATAATAAGACTCAACAGCCGATCTATTTTGTGAGCAAATCACTCCAGAACGCCGAGCTTCGATATCCGAAGTTGGAGAAACTAGCTTACGCCCTTGTTTTTGCAGCAAGAAGGCTTCGTCCTTATTTTCAGAGTCACACGATCAATGTTAGGACGTCTCAACCATTACGCCAAATACTCGCCAGACCAGAGCTTGCCGGACGATTGATCAAATGGTCCATCGAACTCTCGGAGTTCGACATCTGTTACCAACCTCGGACATCTATAAAGTCACAATATTTAGCTGATTTTATTGCTGAATTTACAGGACCCACCCAGAATGAGGATGGAGATAAATGGGTGCTATTCGTTGATGGAGCATCAAACCCACAAGGAGCTGGTGCAGGAATACTCTTGGAAAACCCCGAGGGAGTGATATTTGAACATTCTCTCCGATTTTGCTTCAAAGCCAGTAACAATCAGGCCGAATACGAAGCCCTCATCGCAGGGCTCAGGTTAGCAATCGAATTGCAAGTCAATAACTTACACGTTTACTGTGATTCCTTATTAGTGGTTCAACAAGTAAATCAGCATTTTCAAACAAAAGACCCTATTCTGCTAAGATATCTTGAAGTTGTTAATAAACTGATTACTCGTTTTTCAAAAATCGAAATTACCCACATAGAAAGAGATCAAAATCATAGGGCAGATATACTATCTAAATTAGCTACTAGTCAGTCGCATAATGCTTCACTTTTGCAGTCAACTTTACATGAGCCGAGCATAAATATGATCGGCAACATACAACCCGATGATTCTTGGCAAAAGCCATTCATTCAATACCTCAAAAATGCAACACTCCCGCTAGAAGTAAAAGacattaaaaagtttaaaagacaagCATCATTTTTTATATTGCTGAATGACGAATTATACAGGCGAGGTTATTCTCGACCATTACTAAAATGCTTAAACAGAGCCGAGGCTGAAATTGCCCTAGCCGAAGTTCACGAGGGCATCTGTGGAATACATTCAGGCGCCAGGAGTTTAGCACGTAAAATTCTCCGGGCAGGTTTTTACTGGCCGACCATATGGGAAGACAGCCAGAAAAAGGTTCGCACTTGTGAACACTGCCAGAAGCACGCCCCAATACTTAACATTCCAGCCGAAGAATTACACCAGTCAACGGTAAGCTGGCCATTTCATAAATGGGGAATTGATATCCTCAGACCTTTCCCCACGGCACCAAGACAGGTAAAGTTTTTAGTTGTCGCAATCGATTACTTTTCTAAATGGATTGAAGCTCAACCTCTAGCCAGAATTACGTCGGCACAAATGATATCATTTGTGTGGCAACATATAATCTGCAGATTTGGTATACCACAACACATTGTGTCTGACAATGGTCGGCAGTTCATAGACCATAATTTTCAGACTTTTTTGCAGAACTTAAAAGTGAAACAACATTTTTCCTCAGTAGAACATCCTCAATCAAATGGCttagcagaagctgccaacaaggtCCTTCTCCAAGCTCTAAGGAAAAAACTCGACAACGCTAAAGGCCTTTGGGCCGAGCTCGTTCCAGAAATCTTATGGGGATACAACACTTCGGTGCACTCAACAACAAAGGAAACACCATTTCGTTTGGTGTATGGTTCCGATGCAATGATTCCGGTTGAAGTATCACAAAACTCCTTAAGAACACAACACGAAGCCCATGATGAAGCCCGCCGAGCCGAGCTAGACTTGGTTGAAGAAATCCGAGCAATAGCAACAATTCAGCAGAAAGCACTGCAGCAACGAATAGCTCAACGTCATAACAAGACCGTCAGACCGAGGTCATTCTGCCAAGGAGATTTAGTGTTACGCAAAACTGAAACAGCCCGCAAGCCACCTACCCATGGTAAGCTTGCCGCAACATGGGACGGACCTTATAGAGTACGTCAAGTGGTCGGCAGAGGCGCCTACCAACTAGAGGAATTAGACGGAACAACACTTCCTAACACCTGGAATGTTACTTCATTAAAGAAATACTACAGCTAA